The following proteins are encoded in a genomic region of Micromonospora olivasterospora:
- a CDS encoding regulatory protein RecX, whose translation MRPCTRAELAGALAGRGISEEVAAQVLDRYDEVGIIDDAAFARAWVASRHAGRGLARRALANELRQRGVDGDVASEALGELDAEIEAETARALVERKLRSARGEPEAVFRRLVGMLARKGYPPGVAIRAVKDALAAQSAEAAEFADRIDADALTEAEADPDRDTHPLT comes from the coding sequence GTGCGGCCGTGTACCCGGGCCGAGCTGGCCGGGGCGCTCGCCGGGCGGGGGATCTCCGAGGAGGTCGCCGCGCAGGTCCTGGACCGGTACGACGAGGTCGGCATCATCGACGACGCCGCCTTCGCCCGCGCCTGGGTCGCCAGCCGGCACGCCGGCCGAGGGCTGGCCCGGCGGGCGCTGGCCAACGAGCTGCGCCAGCGCGGCGTGGACGGCGACGTGGCCAGCGAGGCGCTCGGCGAGCTGGACGCGGAGATCGAGGCCGAGACGGCCAGGGCGCTGGTCGAGCGGAAGCTGCGTAGTGCCCGGGGCGAGCCCGAGGCCGTCTTCCGCCGGTTGGTCGGCATGCTTGCCCGCAAGGGCTACCCGCCCGGCGTGGCGATCCGGGCGGTGAAGGACGCGCTCGCGGCGCAGAGCGCGGAGGCGGCCGAGTTCGCCGACCGGATCGACGCGGACGCGCTCACCGAGGCCGAGGCGGATCCGGACCGGGACACCCACCCGCTGACCTGA
- the rny gene encoding ribonuclease Y, producing MSAFDVVILAVVMVLTLVVVGAVLVGLRTLRRLGAAPRPEDPAFIAEKDRQEQSLAALRSAADEANSTIDVARSAAAAARAEAAAAKAEAKAARAEARRVLDDARAEADTVLERAHKQAEADAEQLRTAARRSGEREVAVLAATTREQAAEVERRAARMDERERLHTEEVERLAERERQLTAASAALAARESALAEREQALVEAEEQRRRELERVAGLTADAARAELIEAIETQAKREAALLVRDIEADARGTAEQRARHIVVDAIQRVASEQTAESVVSVLHLPGDEMKGRIIGREGRNIRAFESVTGVNLIIDDTPEAVLLSCFDPVRREVGRLTLEKLVLDGRIHPHRIEEVYELARQEVDALCHRAAEDALVEVGITEIHPELVTLLGRLRYRTSYGQNVLKHLVETAHIAGIMAAELRLDVPIIKRAAFLHDIGKALTHEVEGSHAIIGADLARKYGESEDVVHAIEAHHNEVPPQTIEAVLTQASDACSGGRPGARRESLEAYVKRLERIEEIAAGKVGVEKVFAMQAGREIRVMVKPEDVDDIGAAVLARDVAKQIEEELTYPGQIRVTVVRESRVTEIAR from the coding sequence ATGAGCGCCTTCGACGTCGTCATCCTCGCGGTGGTGATGGTCCTCACCCTGGTCGTGGTAGGCGCGGTGCTGGTGGGCCTGCGCACCCTGCGTCGCCTCGGCGCGGCACCCCGGCCGGAGGACCCGGCCTTCATCGCGGAGAAGGACCGCCAGGAGCAGTCCCTGGCCGCCCTGCGCAGCGCCGCCGACGAGGCGAACAGCACCATCGACGTGGCCAGGTCGGCGGCCGCGGCGGCGCGGGCCGAGGCCGCGGCCGCGAAGGCGGAGGCGAAGGCGGCGCGGGCGGAGGCCCGCCGGGTGCTCGACGACGCCCGCGCCGAGGCCGACACGGTCCTGGAACGGGCGCACAAGCAGGCCGAGGCGGACGCCGAGCAGTTGCGTACGGCGGCCCGCCGCAGCGGCGAGCGCGAGGTGGCCGTGCTCGCCGCGACCACCCGGGAGCAGGCCGCCGAGGTGGAACGGCGCGCCGCCCGGATGGACGAGCGGGAGCGGCTGCACACCGAGGAGGTGGAGCGGCTGGCCGAGCGGGAGCGGCAGCTCACCGCCGCCAGCGCCGCGCTGGCCGCCCGCGAGTCCGCGCTGGCCGAGCGGGAGCAGGCGCTCGTCGAGGCGGAGGAGCAGCGGCGGCGCGAGCTGGAGCGCGTGGCCGGGCTGACCGCCGACGCAGCCCGCGCCGAGCTGATCGAGGCGATCGAGACGCAGGCCAAGCGGGAGGCCGCGCTGCTGGTCCGGGACATCGAGGCCGACGCCCGCGGCACGGCCGAGCAGCGGGCCCGGCACATCGTCGTCGACGCCATCCAGCGGGTGGCCAGCGAGCAGACCGCCGAGAGCGTGGTCAGCGTCCTGCACCTGCCCGGCGACGAGATGAAGGGGCGGATCATCGGCCGCGAGGGCCGCAACATCCGCGCCTTCGAGTCCGTCACCGGGGTCAACCTGATCATCGACGACACCCCGGAGGCGGTGCTGCTCTCCTGTTTCGACCCGGTGCGGCGCGAGGTCGGCCGGCTCACGCTGGAGAAGCTGGTGCTCGACGGGCGGATTCATCCGCACCGGATCGAGGAGGTCTACGAACTGGCCCGGCAGGAGGTGGACGCGCTCTGCCACCGGGCCGCCGAGGACGCGCTGGTCGAGGTCGGCATCACCGAGATCCACCCCGAGTTGGTCACCCTGCTCGGCCGGCTGCGCTACCGCACCTCGTACGGGCAGAACGTGCTCAAGCACCTCGTGGAGACCGCGCACATCGCCGGGATCATGGCCGCCGAGCTGCGGCTGGACGTGCCGATCATCAAACGCGCGGCGTTCCTGCACGACATCGGCAAGGCGCTCACCCACGAGGTGGAGGGCAGCCACGCCATCATCGGCGCCGACCTGGCCCGCAAGTACGGCGAGAGCGAGGACGTCGTCCACGCCATCGAGGCGCACCACAACGAGGTGCCCCCGCAGACCATCGAGGCGGTGCTCACCCAGGCGTCGGACGCGTGCTCCGGCGGGCGGCCGGGGGCGCGGCGGGAGAGCCTGGAGGCGTACGTCAAGCGGCTGGAGCGGATCGAGGAGATCGCGGCCGGGAAGGTCGGCGTGGAGAAGGTCTTCGCCATGCAGGCCGGCCGGGAGATCCGGGTGATGGTCAAGCCGGAGGACGTCGACGACATCGGCGCGGCGGTGCTGGCCCGGGACGTGGCGAAGCAGATCGAGGAGGAGCTGACGTACCCGGGGCAGATCCGGGTGACGGTGGTCCGCGAGTCCCGGGTCACCGAGATCGCCCGCTGA
- a CDS encoding amino acid ABC transporter permease: MSTNSVLYDHPGPRARTRNAVLTLVFGVGLVALLWWVYRRFDEAGQWEASLWQPFAEPATWTQFIWPGLRATLQAAAVGMLLSLAFGIVFAVARLSDHRWISIPAGAVVEFFRAVPLLLMIFFVFYGVPFLIQGPVPAFWAVVIGLTLYNGSVLAEAFRAGIRSVPGGQAEAAYAIGMRKSQVMQLILLPQAARAMLPVIVSQLVVLLKDTALGYIVAYPELLQRGVNDLAANRGNIVAAAIVVAAIYIVINSLLTAFAGWLSGRTQRRAFRAPRPATDATVVEPQG, translated from the coding sequence ATGAGCACCAACTCCGTCCTCTACGACCACCCCGGCCCGCGGGCGCGCACCCGCAACGCGGTCCTGACGCTGGTCTTCGGCGTCGGCCTGGTCGCCCTGCTGTGGTGGGTCTACCGCAGGTTCGACGAGGCCGGGCAGTGGGAGGCGAGCCTCTGGCAGCCCTTCGCCGAGCCTGCCACCTGGACCCAGTTCATCTGGCCCGGTCTGCGCGCCACCCTTCAGGCCGCGGCCGTCGGCATGCTGCTGTCGCTGGCCTTCGGCATCGTCTTCGCGGTCGCCCGGCTCTCCGACCACCGCTGGATCAGCATCCCGGCCGGCGCGGTGGTCGAGTTCTTCCGCGCCGTCCCGCTGCTGCTGATGATCTTCTTCGTCTTCTACGGCGTGCCGTTCCTCATCCAGGGGCCGGTGCCGGCGTTCTGGGCCGTGGTCATCGGGCTCACCCTCTACAACGGCTCGGTGCTCGCCGAGGCGTTCCGCGCCGGCATCCGGTCGGTGCCCGGCGGCCAGGCCGAGGCCGCGTACGCGATCGGCATGCGCAAGAGCCAGGTCATGCAGCTGATCCTGCTCCCGCAGGCCGCGCGCGCGATGCTGCCGGTGATCGTGAGCCAGCTCGTGGTCCTGCTCAAGGACACCGCGCTCGGCTACATCGTGGCCTACCCCGAGCTGCTCCAGCGTGGCGTGAACGACCTCGCCGCGAACCGTGGGAACATCGTCGCCGCCGCGATCGTGGTCGCCGCCATCTACATCGTGATCAACTCGCTGCTGACGGCGTTCGCCGGCTGGTTGAGCGGCCGTACCCAGCGGCGCGCCTTCCGGGCCCCACGGCCGGCCACCGACGCCACGGTGGTGGAACCGCAGGGCTGA
- a CDS encoding MFS transporter has product MATDLTLPAPSRPDVARIQRRTVRLLVATQIIGGIGVTIGFAVGPLFAARMAGTAVAGLAQSAGVVGAGLLAVPITRIMSGHGRRPGLVMAYLVGAVGGVLVVLAAVTGRVPLLFLGILLFGGGSAANLQARYTAVDLAEPGRRGRQLSLVVWATTIGAVAAPNFAALADRTTSGWGLPPLAGPFAFSAAAFALAAGVLLVALRPDPLLTARRLAAAEAPTPGGGSAATGRRGAGLRAAWRVVRERPAARLGIAAVAVGHLVMIAVMSMTPVRLGEYHDDTAVLRVVGIVLSLHIAGMYALSPVVGWLTDRVGRRPVILGGLALLLAACAVAGSAGHHTPGLTVGLVLLGLGWSGTMVAGSTLLSESVPADVRPGVQGLSDLTMGLAGAGAGALSGFVMQVAGYPALTLLAAIATVPLLALALRPAPGRAPDEED; this is encoded by the coding sequence TTGGCCACCGACCTGACCCTGCCGGCCCCGAGCCGGCCCGACGTCGCCCGGATCCAGCGCCGGACCGTGCGGCTGCTCGTCGCCACCCAGATCATCGGCGGGATCGGCGTCACCATCGGCTTCGCGGTGGGCCCCCTGTTCGCCGCCCGGATGGCCGGCACCGCCGTGGCCGGCCTGGCCCAGAGCGCCGGCGTGGTGGGCGCGGGGCTGCTCGCCGTACCGATCACCCGGATCATGAGCGGGCACGGCCGCCGGCCGGGGCTGGTCATGGCGTACCTGGTCGGGGCGGTCGGCGGCGTCCTGGTGGTGCTCGCCGCCGTCACCGGCCGGGTGCCGCTGCTCTTCCTCGGCATCCTCCTCTTCGGCGGCGGATCGGCGGCCAACCTCCAGGCCCGCTACACCGCCGTCGACCTCGCCGAGCCGGGCCGCCGGGGCCGGCAGCTCTCGCTGGTCGTCTGGGCCACCACGATCGGGGCGGTGGCCGCCCCGAACTTCGCCGCGCTCGCCGACCGGACCACCTCCGGCTGGGGGTTGCCGCCGCTGGCCGGCCCGTTCGCGTTCAGCGCCGCGGCGTTCGCGCTCGCCGCCGGCGTACTGCTGGTGGCCCTGCGGCCCGACCCGCTGCTCACCGCGCGCCGGCTGGCGGCGGCAGAGGCCCCGACGCCCGGCGGCGGGTCGGCCGCGACCGGCCGGCGCGGCGCCGGCCTGCGGGCCGCCTGGCGGGTGGTCCGCGAGCGCCCGGCCGCCCGGCTGGGCATCGCGGCCGTCGCGGTCGGCCACCTGGTGATGATCGCGGTGATGTCGATGACCCCGGTACGCCTCGGCGAGTACCACGACGACACCGCCGTGCTGCGCGTGGTGGGGATCGTGCTCAGCCTGCACATCGCCGGCATGTACGCGCTCTCCCCGGTGGTGGGCTGGCTCACCGACCGGGTCGGCCGGCGCCCGGTGATCCTCGGCGGCCTCGCGCTGTTGCTCGCCGCGTGCGCGGTCGCCGGCAGCGCCGGGCACCACACGCCCGGGCTGACGGTCGGCCTGGTCCTGCTCGGGCTGGGCTGGTCCGGCACGATGGTGGCCGGGTCCACCCTGCTGTCCGAGTCGGTGCCCGCCGACGTGCGGCCCGGCGTGCAGGGGCTCTCCGACCTCACCATGGGGCTGGCCGGGGCCGGAGCCGGCGCGCTCAGCGGGTTTGTCATGCAGGTGGCCGGCTATCCGGCACTCACCCTGCTGGCGGCGATCGCGACGGTGCCCCTGCTGGCGCTAGCGTTGCGTCCGGCGCCCGGGCGGGCGCCGGACGAGGAGGACTGA
- a CDS encoding sporulation protein has product MRLTGVSPESGWTGLSVRTTLPSPSTCPGLRLPGRVTLTAGPDDVPVRHIRLGLVSQVEPDDPAAPRKLVQFHQVAIAGAFVVPANRRRAVDFALPLPWETPVTIFGGMPLMSLRMGLRTEVAIDVDLAQGPMVPVFVHPLPTQRHVLAALDTLGFTMRQAGLVQGRLPGVEQTLPLHQRLGWWVGPLYAGPITELEVIFVANAAGLEVILWADRRLALAGVTHQSISRFRVWHTGADQADWVAVVDGWLRQTINRHADLASDAQWSARITESAHVSRHPDEPVHPGEGLGGTAGGPGIGGGSGDGT; this is encoded by the coding sequence GTGCGGCTGACGGGGGTCTCGCCCGAGTCCGGCTGGACCGGGCTGTCGGTGCGCACCACGCTGCCCAGCCCAAGCACCTGCCCCGGCCTGCGGCTGCCCGGGCGCGTGACGCTCACCGCCGGCCCGGACGACGTGCCGGTCCGGCACATCCGGCTGGGCCTGGTCAGCCAGGTCGAGCCCGACGACCCGGCGGCGCCCCGCAAGCTCGTCCAGTTCCACCAGGTGGCGATCGCCGGGGCGTTCGTGGTGCCGGCCAACCGGCGGCGGGCGGTGGACTTCGCGTTGCCGCTGCCCTGGGAGACCCCGGTGACGATCTTCGGCGGAATGCCGCTGATGAGCCTGCGGATGGGGCTACGGACCGAGGTGGCGATCGACGTGGACCTGGCGCAGGGGCCCATGGTGCCGGTCTTCGTTCACCCGCTGCCGACCCAGCGGCACGTGCTGGCCGCGCTGGACACGCTCGGCTTCACCATGCGCCAGGCCGGCCTGGTCCAGGGGCGGCTGCCCGGGGTGGAGCAGACCCTGCCGCTGCACCAGCGGCTCGGCTGGTGGGTCGGGCCGCTGTACGCCGGGCCGATCACCGAGCTGGAAGTGATCTTCGTGGCGAACGCGGCCGGCCTGGAGGTGATCCTCTGGGCCGACCGGCGACTCGCCCTGGCCGGGGTCACCCACCAGAGCATCAGCCGGTTCCGGGTCTGGCACACCGGCGCGGACCAGGCCGACTGGGTCGCCGTGGTGGACGGCTGGCTGCGGCAGACAATCAACCGGCACGCCGACCTGGCCTCGGACGCACAGTGGTCGGCCCGGATCACCGAGTCCGCGCACGTCAGCCGCCACCCGGACGAGCCGGTCCACCCCGGGGAGGGCCTCGGCGGCACCGCCGGCGGGCCGGGCATCGGCGGCGGCTCCGGCGACGGCACCTGA
- a CDS encoding hemolysin family protein, whose translation MSPGVALFVSVVLLALNGFFVAAEFALVASKRYRLEHAVTSGGGRGARAALDGVRELSLMLAGAQLGITLCTLGLGALAEPAIEYLLSPVLHAVGLPEAASHVVALVFALALVTFLHLVVGEMAPKSWAITDAERSASLLALPFRAFARVARPVLSLLNALANAMLRLVRVRPQDQLAQVHGPDELRMLLEQSREHGLLGAEQHQMLTSMLELQGTTVAQVMEPFDRIVTVRRDDPAERIEQVSRDSGRSRLAVLDDGDEVCGLVHVREAVRATTTGRSATAGELMSAAFTLPAAASVTEAVAAMRGRQAQLALVRNGGGPTRPIGFVALEDLLEEVIGEFDDETDPVPRGRRMR comes from the coding sequence GTGAGCCCGGGTGTGGCGCTGTTCGTGTCCGTGGTGCTGCTCGCGCTGAACGGGTTCTTCGTGGCCGCCGAGTTCGCGCTCGTGGCCAGCAAGCGGTACCGGCTGGAGCACGCCGTCACCAGCGGCGGCGGCCGGGGCGCCCGTGCGGCGCTGGACGGCGTACGCGAGCTGTCGCTGATGCTGGCCGGCGCGCAGCTCGGCATCACGCTGTGCACGCTGGGTCTGGGTGCGCTCGCCGAGCCGGCGATCGAGTACCTGCTCAGCCCGGTGCTGCACGCCGTGGGCCTGCCCGAGGCGGCCAGCCACGTCGTGGCCCTGGTGTTCGCCCTGGCCCTGGTCACCTTCCTGCACCTCGTGGTCGGCGAGATGGCCCCGAAGTCGTGGGCCATCACCGACGCGGAGCGCTCGGCGAGCCTGCTGGCGCTGCCGTTCCGGGCCTTCGCCCGGGTGGCCCGGCCGGTGTTGTCGCTGCTCAACGCGCTGGCCAACGCGATGCTGCGGCTGGTCCGGGTACGCCCGCAGGACCAGCTCGCCCAGGTGCACGGCCCCGACGAGCTGCGCATGCTGCTGGAGCAGTCGCGCGAGCACGGGCTGCTCGGCGCGGAGCAGCACCAGATGCTCACCAGCATGCTGGAGTTGCAGGGCACCACGGTCGCGCAGGTGATGGAGCCCTTCGACCGAATCGTCACGGTCCGCCGGGACGACCCGGCGGAGCGGATCGAGCAGGTGTCCCGGGACAGCGGCCGGTCCCGGCTGGCCGTCCTGGACGACGGTGACGAGGTGTGCGGGCTGGTGCACGTCCGGGAGGCGGTGCGGGCCACCACCACCGGCCGTTCCGCCACCGCGGGCGAGCTGATGAGTGCCGCGTTCACGCTGCCGGCGGCCGCCTCGGTGACCGAGGCGGTGGCCGCGATGCGCGGCCGGCAGGCCCAGCTCGCCCTGGTCCGCAACGGCGGCGGCCCGACCCGCCCGATCGGGTTCGTGGCGCTGGAGGACCTGCTGGAGGAGGTCATCGGCGAGTTCGACGACGAGACCGACCCGGTGCCGCGGGGCCGCCGGATGCGCTGA
- a CDS encoding amino acid ABC transporter permease, giving the protein MHVFADPTNFDAFLSGFLWILKLTGASAVFALLLGVLLAAMRVSPVPVLRGFGAAWVNIFRNTPLTLVVFFCYFGLFSTLGLSLAEDLDLNNYWLGVIGLSVYTAAFVCEAIRSGINTVPAGQAEAARAIGLTFAQTLRIVVLPQAARSVVAPLGSILIALCKNATIVGTIGLMESSNVMKDLINSNGDAVIPIFLVFAGTFAAFLIPTGYLFGWLANRLAVKR; this is encoded by the coding sequence ATGCACGTATTCGCTGATCCGACGAACTTCGACGCCTTCCTGTCGGGTTTCCTCTGGATCCTCAAGCTGACCGGCGCGTCCGCGGTGTTCGCGCTGCTGCTCGGCGTGCTGCTCGCCGCGATGCGGGTCTCGCCGGTGCCCGTGCTGCGCGGCTTCGGCGCCGCCTGGGTCAACATCTTCCGCAACACCCCGCTCACCCTGGTCGTCTTCTTCTGCTACTTCGGCCTCTTCTCCACCCTGGGGCTGAGCCTCGCCGAGGACCTCGACCTCAACAACTACTGGCTCGGCGTGATCGGCCTGTCGGTCTACACGGCCGCGTTCGTCTGCGAGGCGATCCGGTCGGGCATCAACACGGTCCCCGCCGGCCAGGCCGAGGCCGCCCGGGCAATCGGCCTGACCTTCGCGCAGACGCTGCGGATCGTCGTACTGCCGCAGGCCGCCCGGTCCGTGGTCGCGCCGCTCGGCAGCATCCTGATCGCGCTCTGCAAGAACGCCACAATCGTCGGCACGATCGGCCTGATGGAGTCCTCCAACGTGATGAAGGACCTGATCAACAGCAACGGCGACGCGGTCATCCCGATCTTCCTGGTCTTCGCCGGCACGTTCGCCGCGTTCCTGATCCCCACCGGCTACCTCTTCGGCTGGCTGGCCAACCGCTTGGCGGTGAAGCGCTGA
- the leuE gene encoding leucine efflux protein LeuE, with amino-acid sequence MMSGVLGITDIWTYLLGTVAIVLLPGPNSLFVLSTAAKRGVRAGYRAAGGVFVGDGVLMFLSAAGVASLLKAYPPLFLLVKYAGAAYLGYIALTMLRGAWRRWRTRNDPATPRLIDAAEPAELRSPFRRALVVSLLNPKAILFFISFFIQFVDPGYAWPALSFLLLGLLAQITSALYLTVLIFAGTFLAAQFRRRHRLAAGATTGVAALFLGFSIKLATASV; translated from the coding sequence ATGATGTCCGGCGTGCTGGGTATCACCGACATCTGGACGTACCTGCTGGGGACCGTGGCCATCGTGCTCCTCCCCGGCCCCAACTCGCTGTTCGTGCTCTCCACCGCGGCCAAGCGCGGGGTACGGGCCGGCTACCGGGCCGCCGGCGGGGTCTTCGTCGGCGACGGGGTGCTGATGTTCCTCTCCGCCGCCGGGGTGGCGTCGCTGCTCAAGGCGTACCCGCCGCTGTTCCTCCTGGTGAAGTACGCCGGCGCGGCGTACCTGGGCTACATCGCGCTGACGATGCTGCGCGGCGCGTGGCGGCGCTGGCGCACCCGCAACGACCCGGCGACGCCGCGTCTGATCGACGCCGCCGAGCCGGCGGAGCTGCGCAGCCCGTTCCGGCGGGCGCTGGTGGTCAGCCTGCTCAACCCGAAGGCGATCCTGTTCTTCATCTCGTTCTTCATCCAGTTCGTCGACCCCGGGTACGCCTGGCCGGCGCTGTCGTTCCTGCTGCTCGGGCTGCTCGCGCAGATCACCAGCGCGCTGTACCTGACCGTGCTGATCTTCGCCGGGACGTTCCTGGCCGCCCAGTTCCGCCGCCGGCACCGGCTCGCGGCCGGCGCGACGACGGGCGTGGCGGCGCTCTTCCTCGGCTTCAGCATCAAGCTCGCCACCGCCTCGGTGTAG
- a CDS encoding bifunctional pyridoxamine 5'-phosphate oxidase family protein/GNAT family N-acetyltransferase, with product MYPPTPRTTATRMRDRMSYDRAAAHAVLDEAYHCTLGFIVDGEPRVLPTLHVRVGDTLYLHGSTGARPLLAARGDGLPVCVAVTLLDGLVYARSQFNHSANYRSVVAHGTAHLVTDPAEKSAAMTALVEKVGAGRAADSRPPSRRELAETAVLALPLREVSVRARAHGVGDDGSDLDLPYWAGVVPLRLTAGQPEPDAGVTAPLPAYLRPARSPWLEPATLRGEHVVLEPLDLAHADELHAATADPEVWRHLSSPLPGGPAETAEIVRTALAAHHRGERVPWVQRCAVTGAVVGMTSYYEVDPERRSVAIGYTWLGLPWWRTGINTESKLLLLARAFDELGAVRVVWHTDIRNERSQRAIERLGASREGVLRKHRLRPDGSWRNTVQYAMTVDEWPSARLRLRDRLRSTTPAER from the coding sequence ATGTACCCACCCACCCCACGGACCACCGCCACCCGCATGCGGGACCGGATGAGCTACGACCGGGCGGCGGCCCACGCGGTGCTCGACGAGGCGTACCACTGCACGCTCGGGTTCATCGTCGACGGCGAGCCGCGCGTGCTGCCCACCCTGCACGTCCGCGTCGGCGACACCCTCTATCTGCACGGCTCCACGGGCGCCCGGCCGCTGCTCGCCGCCCGCGGCGACGGCCTGCCGGTCTGCGTGGCGGTGACCCTGCTCGACGGGCTGGTCTACGCGCGCTCCCAGTTCAACCACAGCGCCAACTACCGGTCGGTGGTGGCCCACGGCACCGCCCACCTGGTCACCGACCCGGCGGAGAAGTCGGCCGCGATGACCGCCCTGGTCGAGAAGGTGGGCGCCGGGCGCGCCGCGGACAGCCGGCCGCCGAGCCGCCGGGAGCTGGCCGAGACCGCCGTGCTGGCGCTGCCGCTGCGCGAGGTGTCGGTGCGCGCCCGCGCCCACGGCGTGGGCGACGACGGGAGCGACCTCGACCTGCCGTACTGGGCCGGGGTGGTGCCGCTGCGGCTGACCGCCGGGCAGCCGGAGCCGGACGCGGGGGTGACCGCGCCGCTGCCGGCGTACCTGCGGCCGGCCCGCTCGCCGTGGCTGGAGCCGGCGACTCTGCGCGGCGAGCACGTCGTCCTCGAACCGCTCGACCTCGCCCACGCCGACGAGCTGCACGCCGCCACCGCCGACCCGGAGGTCTGGCGGCACCTGAGCAGCCCGCTGCCGGGCGGGCCGGCCGAGACGGCGGAGATCGTCCGGACGGCGCTGGCCGCGCATCACCGGGGCGAGCGGGTGCCGTGGGTGCAGCGCTGCGCGGTCACCGGGGCGGTGGTGGGCATGACCTCGTACTACGAGGTGGACCCGGAACGCCGGTCGGTCGCGATCGGGTACACCTGGCTCGGCCTGCCCTGGTGGCGGACGGGAATCAACACGGAGTCCAAGCTGCTGCTGCTCGCCCGCGCGTTCGACGAGCTGGGCGCCGTACGGGTGGTCTGGCACACCGACATCCGCAACGAGCGCTCCCAGCGGGCGATCGAGCGGCTCGGCGCCAGCCGCGAGGGGGTGCTGCGCAAGCACCGGCTGCGGCCCGACGGCTCGTGGCGGAACACGGTCCAGTACGCGATGACGGTCGACGAGTGGCCGAGCGCACGGCTCAGGCTCCGGGACCGGCTTCGCTCCACGACCCCGGCGGAGCGATGA
- a CDS encoding UdgX family uracil-DNA binding protein (This protein belongs to the uracil DNA glycosylase superfamily, members of which act in excision repair of DNA. However, it belongs more specifically to UdgX branch, whose founding member was found to bind uracil in DNA (where it does not belong), without cleaving it, appears to promote DNA repair by a pathway involving RecA, rather than base excision.) gives MAEIDTAPGAQQFIPPQADTIDDLRAAADGCRGCELYRDATQTVFGRGGEDARVVLVGEQPGDMEDQKGLPFVGPAGRLLRQAVDDAGLNPTELYLTNAVKHFRFELRGKRRIHQTPDRVHITACRPWLVAEFARLRPEVVVVLGATAAKALLGPSFRVTRQRGTLMPWPASAQQPADFARVPVDSAGKVADAPAAQLLATIHPSAVLRADDRDTAYAGLVADLTVATRALAA, from the coding sequence ATGGCCGAGATCGACACCGCCCCGGGCGCCCAGCAGTTCATCCCGCCGCAGGCCGATACCATCGACGACCTGCGGGCCGCCGCGGACGGCTGTCGGGGCTGCGAGCTGTACCGGGACGCCACCCAGACGGTCTTCGGCCGCGGCGGCGAGGACGCAAGGGTGGTGCTCGTCGGCGAGCAGCCCGGCGACATGGAGGACCAGAAGGGGCTGCCGTTCGTCGGCCCCGCCGGCCGGCTGCTGCGCCAGGCCGTGGACGACGCGGGGCTGAACCCGACCGAGCTGTACTTGACGAACGCCGTCAAGCACTTCCGCTTCGAGTTGCGCGGCAAGCGCCGCATCCACCAGACCCCAGACCGGGTGCACATCACCGCCTGCCGGCCCTGGCTGGTGGCCGAGTTCGCCCGGCTGCGCCCCGAGGTGGTCGTGGTGCTCGGCGCGACCGCCGCCAAGGCGCTGCTCGGCCCGTCGTTCCGGGTCACCCGGCAGCGCGGCACGCTGATGCCGTGGCCGGCGTCAGCCCAGCAGCCGGCGGACTTCGCCCGGGTTCCGGTGGACTCGGCCGGGAAGGTCGCCGACGCCCCGGCGGCCCAACTGCTGGCCACCATCCACCCGTCGGCCGTGCTGCGCGCCGACGACCGGGACACCGCGTACGCCGGCCTGGTCGCCGACCTCACCGTCGCCACCCGCGCCCTGGCCGCCTGA
- a CDS encoding DUF3046 domain-containing protein codes for MRLTDFWARLEEAFGPGYAASIASDQVLPQLGGRTIAEALAAGEETHVVWRAVVAAYPDRVPARLR; via the coding sequence GTGCGGCTGACCGACTTCTGGGCCCGGCTGGAGGAGGCGTTCGGGCCGGGGTACGCGGCCAGCATCGCCTCGGACCAGGTGCTGCCCCAGCTCGGCGGGCGGACGATCGCCGAGGCGCTCGCGGCGGGTGAGGAGACCCACGTCGTGTGGCGGGCCGTGGTCGCCGCGTATCCCGACCGGGTGCCCGCGCGGCTACGCTGA